The genomic DNA GACCGGGCCGGCGCGGCGCCCGGACGGCGGGCGCCGCGCCCCGGCTCAGCCCTTCCCCGCCGCGGGCCCCCCCGCCGCGGGCTCCCCCGCCCCGGGCTTCCCCGTTTCGAGCGCCGCGGCCATCTGGCCCAGCCGCTCGAAGGAGGCCGTGCCGGTGACCACCGTCGTCACGCCCTCCTCGCGCAGCACCAGGGCGTCGTACTTGGGCCCCTCCCAGCGCTGCCACGTCCGCCCCTCGATCTGCTGCACCCCGCCGGTGTCCCGCGCGTCGTGGGTGACCTCGACCACGTACTTCACCGGGGAGTCGGTGGACTGCTCCACGGCGACGTACTCGCGCTCCGGCGTCAGGAAGCCCAGGTGCCAGGCGTCGGCCTCCCGGCGGTCGTACGAGACCGACGTCGCCCGCCAGCCGGCGCCCAGGCCCCGGGGGGCCGCGACCGGGTAGGGGGCGGCGCGCTGGGCCGTCACCAGCTCGACGCGGTAGTCGACCGGCTTGAGCGGGTCCGCCGTGTCGTCGTGCGGGACGAAGAGGTAGATCACTCCCGCCACGG from Streptomyces sp. MRC013 includes the following:
- a CDS encoding DUF4245 domain-containing protein, with amino-acid sequence MRGKQTVRGMFQSMTVICAVAGVIYLFVPHDDTADPLKPVDYRVELVTAQRAAPYPVAAPRGLGAGWRATSVSYDRREADAWHLGFLTPEREYVAVEQSTDSPVKYVVEVTHDARDTGGVQQIEGRTWQRWEGPKYDALVLREEGVTTVVTGTASFERLGQMAAALETGKPGAGEPAAGGPAAGKG